A window of the Lolium perenne isolate Kyuss_39 chromosome 7, Kyuss_2.0, whole genome shotgun sequence genome harbors these coding sequences:
- the LOC127312122 gene encoding non-specific lipid-transfer protein → MSRSSSFAQASGLAVFLLLALAVQQLEADMSASCSGVLSGLSPCLGFLEGEEDYPSADCCNGMSSLVAAEATTADRLDACECLKSAAAEGSAESTAARDLPADCGISLPFTISADVDCSQIE, encoded by the exons ATGAGCAGGAGCTCGAGTTTTGCGCAGGCAAGCGGCCTCGCCGTCTTCCTCCTGCTGGCCCTCGCGGTCCAGCAGCTCGAGGCGGACATGTCAGCGTCGTGCTCCGGCGTGCTCTCCGGCTTGTCGCCGTGCCTCGGCTTCCTGGAGGGCGAGGAGGACTACCCCTCCGCCGACTGCTGCAACGGCATGTCCAGCCTTGTGGCGGCCGAGGCCACCACGGCCGACCGGCTGGACGCGTGCGAGTGCCTCAAGTCGGCGGCGGCAGAGGGTAGCGCCGAGTCCACAGCCGCGAGGGACTTGCCGGCCGACTGTGGCATCTCGCTGCCGTTCACTATCTCCGCCGACGTCGACTGCTCCCA GATCGAGTGA
- the LOC127313971 gene encoding nuclear intron maturase 1, mitochondrial — translation MPPPPRAALRRLIPTTGLHPLRRRAPPPPPVDESPLPDPYALLVHDPIDLLSALWRRAFAHPLPAPFPNLSGYAARLDLWLLSYQRACAHATGSFPPRQAVPLPTLHSLLRLRAAALRRHPAFPWGASTHLLLRSPADAPSTVPVARHKLAARLANAPPPFQDHVVQELLLLLLEPVFEPRFSPKSHAFRPGRGPHTAIRSVRSGFAAYLWFITADLTTVVDALSSDTILSCVEKSVSDRKVLSLLKSALNAPVRPGSVPPREQDLDGLAKKRLKRKVLRKSRKKKVLNEDEPKPDPYWLRLFFGFAPEQACHVPDYGHCGILSPLLANVCLNELDWWMEERISEYFRPSRHDSIWKEAGDEGCHNPSWPEFVPSSGKEKTRKMDFLRFGSHVLIGVRGPREDAVAIRSQLMEFCETSFGLRPQNSSVDIEHITRGIEFLDHVITRRVIYPTLRYTASGGNIVSEKGIGTLLSVTASLQRCIRHFRKLELVKGDRDPEPLPCSPMLYSGQAHTNSQMNKFLETMADWYKYADNRKKIVGFCAYVIRSSLAKLYAARYRLKSRAKVYKIASRDLSRPLRESTNNDAPEYSDLLRMGVVDFIEGVQFARMSSIPSCDYTTFPRNWVPHHELVLHEYIKLQDPKFFCGLHKTIKRQEISSPQDDVSRMVWHYKVHGVYDNNRTSKKVNEWRSNDEAVSGDTQLLLDE, via the coding sequence atgccgccgccgccgcgcgcggcGCTCCGCCGTCTCATCCCCACCACGGGCCTCCACCCTCTCcggcgccgcgcgccgccgcctccgccggtggaCGAGAGCCCCCTACCGGACCCCtacgctctcctcgtccacgaccCCATCGACCTCCTCTCCGCGCTGTGgcgccgcgccttcgcgcacccgCTCCCGGCCCCATTCCCCAACCTCTCCGGCTACGCCGCCCGCCTCGACCTCTGGCTGCTCTCCTACCAGCGCGCCTGCGCCCACGCCACCGGCTCCTTCCCGCCGCGCCAGGCCGTGCCGCTGCCCACCCTCCACTccctcctccgcctccgcgccgccgcgcTCCGCCGCCACCCGGCCTTCCCCTGGGGCGCCTCCACGCACCTCCTCCTCCGCTCCCCCGCCGACGCCCCCTCCACGGTCCCCGTCGCGCGCCACAAGctcgccgcccgcctcgccaacGCGCCGCCCCCGTTCCAGGACCACGTCGTCCAggagctcctcctcctgctcctcgagCCCGTCTTCGAGCCCCGCTTCTCCCCCAAGTCCCACGCCTTCCGCCCCGGGCGCGGGCCCCACACCGCCATCCGCTCCGTCCGCTCCGGCTTCGCCGCCTACCTCTGGTTCATCACCGCCGACCTCACAACCGTGGTCGACGCCCTATCATCAGACACAATCCTCTCCTGCGTCGAGAAGTCCGTCTCCGACCGCAAGGTGCTATCCTTGCTCAAGTCGGCGCTCAACGCGCCCGTCAGGCCCGGGTCGGTGCCGCCAAGGGAGCAGGATCTCGACGGGCTAGCCAAGAAGAGGCTGAAAAGGAAGGTGCTCAGGAAGAGCAGGAAGAAGAAGGTGCTTAACGAGGACGAGCCCAAGCCTGACCCATACTGGCTGAGGCTCTTCTTCGGGTTTGCCCCAGAACAGGCGTGCCACGTGCCGGATTATGGGCATTGTGGCATACTCAGCCCTTTGCTCGCCAATGTGTGCCTTAACGAGTTGGATTGGTGGATGGAGGAGAGGATTAGCGAGTACTTCCGCCCATCAAGGCACGATTCCATTTGGAAGGAGGCGGGTGACGAGGGATGCCATAATCCATCGTGGCCCGAGTTTGTGCCGTCAAGTGGGAAGGAGAAGACCAGGAAGATGGATTTCCTTAGATTTGGCTCTCATGTTTTGATCGGGGTCAGGGGGCCGAGGGAGGACGCCGTCGCGATAAGGAGCCAACTGATGGAGTTTTGTGAGACATCATTTGGTTTGAGGCCACAGAATTCGTCGGTGGACATTGAGCACATCACAAGGGGGATCGAGTTCTTGGATCATGTCATCACCCGCCGGGTCATCTACCCGACCTTGCGATATACCGCCAGTGGAGGGAACATTGTGAGCGAGAAGGGCATTGGAACATTGTTATCTGTCACAGCAAGCTTGCAGAGGTGCATAAGGCATTTCAGGAAGCTTGAGCTTGTGAAGGGGGATAGGGATCCTGAGCCATTACCGTGTTCACCGATGCTCTACTCTGGGCAGGCGCACACTAATTCTCAGATGAACAAATTTCTCGAGACCATGGCTGATTGGTACAAGTATGCAGACAACCGGAAGAAGATTGTAGGGTTCTGCGCGTATGTTATTAGGAGCTCTTTGGCAAAGCTTTACGCCGCAAGGTATAGGCTCAAATCTCGTGCTAAGGTTTACAAGATTGCATCGCGTGATCTTAGCCGCCCGTTGAGGGAGAGCACAAATAATGATGCACCAGAATACTCTGATCTCTTGAGGATGGGAGTTGTTGATTTTATTGAGGGTGTACAGTTTGCACGCATGTCGTCAATTCCGTCATGTGACTATACAACTTTCCCTAGAAATTGGGTACCTCACCATGAACTTGTGTTACACGAGTATATCAAACTGCAGGATCCAAAGTTCTTCTGCGGACTTCACAAGACAATTAAACGACAGGAGATAAGTTCACCACAAGACGACGTATCAAGGATGGTGTGGCATTATAAGGTTCATGGTGTTTATGATAATAACAGGACCTCAAAGAAAGTAAATGAATGGAGGAGTAATGATGAAGCTGTCAGTGGGGACACACAACTCCTGTTGGATGAGTAG